A window of Lusitaniella coriacea LEGE 07157 genomic DNA:
TAGTCCATTGCTAGACTCAGAGGTAACAGGGGAGGGTAAAGGAGGTAGAAGCATCAATGTTTGAACCAGAAAATCTAGCCTCAAACTCTACCAGATTCTGGCTCTCGTGAAAATGAAATAGCCCTGGATTTAGATGATGTTCTTTTGTTATGGGAAAATGCTTCAAAAATTGCTCATTCATTTTTAAAAGAAGACTTTCTGGTACAAGAAAGGAAGAATATTCCAGAATTATATTTACCCAATGCTGATACTTGGGTTGTAGATGCCGACAATCAAGTTGTTGGATTTATTGCACTGCTCGGCAATGAAGTCGGCGCAATATTTCTTCAGCCTAAGTATCATGGTAAGAAAATAGGTAAACTGATGATGGATAAGGCTCAAGAGCTTCATGGCAACTTGGAAGTAGAAGTTTTTGAAAAAAATTCAATTGGTCGTAATTTTTATGCCAAATATGGCTTCAAGCTGATTGAGAAGAAGATTCATAAGCAAACGGGCGAACGACTACTGCGCCTAAAATTCATTGCCAACAAATAGCTTAGGGCGACTTCATGAAAGAAATAAAAACCCTTATAGATATTACAAACTTGCTCAAACAAGATTTTAATAACTGGCGAGATTTTGGTTATATATCAGTTGGCGAGTGTGGCGACTTGAGAATATTCAATTACACCGCTAAAGCCCAATTTGAAGGTCGATGGAATTATCTTGAAACTGTTAGTCGTGGATTGATTCTACACGCTAAAACAGGCGAAGTCGTAGCTCGCCCTTTTGATAAGTTTTTCAATTGGGGAGAGAGGAATCGCTTTACATCCGCCCCAATTAAATCGGTTACAGAAAAGATGGACGGAAGTCTTGGTATTTTATATCGTCTTGAAGGGAAATATCGCATCGCCACACGTGGAAGTTTCGACAGCGAACAGGCAATTTGGGCAACCCAGTTTTTGGAACACAATTATGACTTATCTGGTTTGCCAAGTGAAATCACCTTACTGTTTGAGATTATTTATCCGGGCAATCGTATTGTAGTCGATTATCGAGGTCGTGAAGATTTAGTACTTTTGGCAATGCGGAATAGAGTTACAGGTGAATATTACCCTTGGCAAGCTGTTGAGACGATAGCGGAGAATTATGGGATTAGTTTACCCGCTGTTTATACATTTGACACGCCAGAGCAGTTGATTCGAGGGACTGAGACACTTAATACCAACTCGGAAGGTTGGGTGGTTGAGTTCCTGGATGGGCAACGGTTCAAATTCAAGGGTGAAGAATATTGCAAACTTCATAAGTTGATAAGCGGTTTGAGTTTTAAAAAAACTTTAGAGCAGATAGCAAATGGCACATTTGGAGAGTGGAAAAATGGAGTTCCAGATGAGTTTTTAGATGAGGTGAATGCTTGGTCAAATAAGATACAAGGGGTAGTAGAAGAAATAGAGGCACAGGTTGAAGGCGTTTTTCAATTAGCTCCGAAGAATACTCGTAAAGAGTTTGCTCTTTGGGCTATGAAAAATCATAAATCGATCTCGTCTTATCTGTTTGCGAAATTAGATGGTAGACCTCTCAAACCATTAGTTTACAAACTAGCCTTTCAAGACTCACTACAGGAAAACAAAGCGTTGGAGGCGACTGAAAAATCTAGCCCAACACTTTAGGGGTCGTGCAATGCAGTTTTTGGGTGTCTCAACTTAAAGGTTATCTCTGAAAAGCCGAGCTAGATTGAGGTGCGTACCTTGCCAACTAGGAAAAAGTTTGAACTTGAAGACCGAGCAAGTGTTGATGGCGGGTTAGTAAGGAAACCTCGTAAACTCTACTCTAAATTATCCACTCGAAGTTCGAGCGCTTCTTGAGTTGCTTGAGGGACGGGTTGAAGGAAGTCGTAGCCTGTTTTTTCTTCCAAGCGATCCACGGACACGCGGTACTTTTTCCAGTCGTCGCGAATTCTCTCCCGATTGGGAATCTCAACAGCAATGATTCGCGTCCTTTCCGATATTTCTGCAACTCTCATTCCCGGCTGCTCTAAGACGACGATAATTTTCCAGGTTGACATCGGCGCTGTCACCCGCTTCCTTTTGCCAATTTTCTCTCTTTTACCGTGGATTCCAGCAACAATATATAACGTTTGACCGCGATCGACCAATTCTCGACAATACTCTTCTAAATCTTTCCAAGGTCCCCGATTGTTCTTGGGATGTTGCGGTATGATATTGGTCATCAAAAAAGTTGCGGAGTTATCTGCTTCGCTGGCTGTTCTATCGGCGGAGGGAGTTAGGTGTCCGCGATCGTAACCGCTACGGGTATAGTCGCTCGGTCGCACGCGATACCAGTCTTCCGGTAAGGAATCGTCGGGACGAAAATCGTTCTGCCGTTCTGCATCTCCTAACCACTGAGGGTTTAACGTCCAAGCAACCCAATTCGCCGTTCCCCGTTCTCGATTGTAGGAGAGGACATACTGAGGTTTTTCCATTAGATAGTTGTCGGGTTCGCTTCCAGCGTTGCTGGGGTTGCCAAAGGCGAGGGGAGAAGCAATGGGCGCGGGCGCTTCCAAGAGAAGGTCGCATCCCCCCAATACCAGGCTAAAGACACAGAAAAGACTTGCGGATAAAGGCATTAGAATATTTGCGAGATTAATTTTGCCATTTCTCCATAACTTTATCGACTGCCAAAATATTATCGGGGATTGGTTTGGACTCATGGTGGGGATTGCGGAATTTTTTTCGCGCGATCGCGCTACTGTTTTTTTATATCCTGATTGTCAGCAAGCCGTTCTTGTTTGGGATCGATCGCGCTATTTTCCGCGAAAGCAGAGCCGTAAAACTGTTTTAACGGTCGTTTTCGCATTTCTTCCCCAATAGTGGTGTTTAATTGCGCCCCTAGCAGCAGAACAAAAGACCCCATATAAAGCCAGAGCATCAACACAATGACTGCTCCCACAGCGCCATACACTTTGTTGTAGTTGCCAAAGTTATTAACGTAGAGGCGAAATAAGCCAGATATCGCCGCCCAAGAAATTGCTGCGAGAATAGCACCGGGAATAATTGGGGTTCCGCGCACTCTGCGACTCGGCCCGAAGCGATAAATAAAAGCAAATGCTACGCTGACAATACTCAACGCAATCGGCCAACTTAACAATCGCCAAAGATCGAGCAACAATTCTGCTTGGGATGACCACGCCCGAATTTCTTGCATGGGGGCCGCTTCGATACCGGGCGTGTTTTGAAGCAGTTCGGGAATGGCAACGATCAGTGCAACTAAACCTTTGACCATCAAGTCGCCGAGTAAAACGAGAAAGGAGGCAATCACCATTAAAACAATGCTGCCGAGGGTGAGCAAAATTGCGATGGATTTTGCTTTCCAAAAGGGTCGCCGTTTTTTTGAGGCAATATGTTGCATTTGATCGAGAGCGTTCATTGCTGCACTGACTGCAGAGGAGGAAATCCAAATGGCGGCGACAAAACTCAAGGAAAATAAACTGGTGCTTTTGGTTTCGGTAATTTCGCTCACGACGTTCTTCAACAATTGCCACGCCATATCCGGCGCGATCGCGCGAACCTGAACGGCCAAATCGCGAAAGGTCAATTGT
This region includes:
- a CDS encoding GNAT family N-acetyltransferase, which gives rise to MLWENASKIAHSFLKEDFLVQERKNIPELYLPNADTWVVDADNQVVGFIALLGNEVGAIFLQPKYHGKKIGKLMMDKAQELHGNLEVEVFEKNSIGRNFYAKYGFKLIEKKIHKQTGERLLRLKFIANK
- a CDS encoding T4 RnlA family RNA ligase; the encoded protein is MKEIKTLIDITNLLKQDFNNWRDFGYISVGECGDLRIFNYTAKAQFEGRWNYLETVSRGLILHAKTGEVVARPFDKFFNWGERNRFTSAPIKSVTEKMDGSLGILYRLEGKYRIATRGSFDSEQAIWATQFLEHNYDLSGLPSEITLLFEIIYPGNRIVVDYRGREDLVLLAMRNRVTGEYYPWQAVETIAENYGISLPAVYTFDTPEQLIRGTETLNTNSEGWVVEFLDGQRFKFKGEEYCKLHKLISGLSFKKTLEQIANGTFGEWKNGVPDEFLDEVNAWSNKIQGVVEEIEAQVEGVFQLAPKNTRKEFALWAMKNHKSISSYLFAKLDGRPLKPLVYKLAFQDSLQENKALEATEKSSPTL
- a CDS encoding DNA/RNA non-specific endonuclease codes for the protein MPLSASLFCVFSLVLGGCDLLLEAPAPIASPLAFGNPSNAGSEPDNYLMEKPQYVLSYNRERGTANWVAWTLNPQWLGDAERQNDFRPDDSLPEDWYRVRPSDYTRSGYDRGHLTPSADRTASEADNSATFLMTNIIPQHPKNNRGPWKDLEEYCRELVDRGQTLYIVAGIHGKREKIGKRKRVTAPMSTWKIIVVLEQPGMRVAEISERTRIIAVEIPNRERIRDDWKKYRVSVDRLEEKTGYDFLQPVPQATQEALELRVDNLE
- a CDS encoding YihY/virulence factor BrkB family protein gives rise to the protein MRLPRSIRAFRYLNFAVLRRTLFRAMERRLGGLSAEMAYNAMLALFPAILALVTAIGLFEDSLQATLLEFVSQFAVEDDSLQLTFRDLAVQVRAIAPDMAWQLLKNVVSEITETKSTSLFSLSFVAAIWISSSAVSAAMNALDQMQHIASKKRRPFWKAKSIAILLTLGSIVLMVIASFLVLLGDLMVKGLVALIVAIPELLQNTPGIEAAPMQEIRAWSSQAELLLDLWRLLSWPIALSIVSVAFAFIYRFGPSRRVRGTPIIPGAILAAISWAAISGLFRLYVNNFGNYNKVYGAVGAVIVLMLWLYMGSFVLLLGAQLNTTIGEEMRKRPLKQFYGSAFAENSAIDPKQERLADNQDIKKQ